CTGGCTCGGGGCGCTGAAGTCGGAGGAGTGGGTCCGCCTCGCCTCAAGGTACACCGTCGCCCGGATCCTCGAGCGGGACGACTTCACGCGCCGGTTCAAGGCGAATCAGCCGATCGGCCTTCACGAGTTCCTCTACCCGCTCGCCCAGGCGTACGATTCGGTGGCCCTCCAAGCCGACGTCGAGATGGGTGGGACCGACCAGAAGTTCAACCTTCTCGTCGGCCGGGAGATCATGCGCGAGTTCGGGATGGAGCCGCAGGTCGTGCTCACGATGCCGCTCCTGGAAGGGCTGGACGGCGTCGAGAAGATGAGTAAGTCCCTGGGAAACTACGTCGGCATCGACGAGCCGCCGCGCGAGATGTTCGGGAAGATCCTTTCCGTCAGCGACGATCTCATGTGGCGCTACTACGAGCTGTGCACCGACTTCTCCCTCGCCGACATCGCCCGCCTCAAGCGCCAGGTCGAATCGGGGGCGGTCCACCCGAAGCGCGCCAAGGCGGATCTGGCCAAGCGGATCATCGCCGATTTCCACTCGGCTCCCGAGGCGGAGGCCGCCGAGGCGGAATTCGAGAGGATCTTCGTGGCACGTCAGTCCCCGGACGCCGTGGAGGAAGTGGTCCTGCCGTGCGCTCCGGAGCCGATCTGGCTTCCCAAGCTCCTCGTCTCCTTGAACCTGGCGAAGTCGAACGCCGAGGCGACCCGCTTGATTCAGCAGGGAGGCGTCAGCCTCGACGGCGCCCGCGTCGAAGCCTCCGCGACCGAGCTGCGCGCCGTCTCTCCCGCCGAGCACCTCATCAAGGTCGGGAAGCGCCGGTTCGTCCGGGTCCTTTTCCGCTAGGCGTGGCGGTGAGGCCGGCCGCTCCCCGCGCGCTCTTGACTCTCGCCGTGGTCCTGGTGGCCGGCGTGGCGGGCTTCCCTTCCGGCAAGGTGACCGATCTCTTCTCCCGCGACGGCCGGATGCGGGGCGCATGCTTCGTGGCCGGAGGGCCGATCGGCCAGGCGGCGTTCGCTCCGCTGTTGGAGAACAACGTGGAATGGATCTCGCAGACCCCGTTCGGCTACGCCAGCACTCTCGACTCTCCGCGGATCGATCTGGCGACGCGCGGCGACATCTACTGGGGGGAGACGGATGAAGGGATCGCCGAGACGGCGCGCCTCGCGAAGAAGTTCGGGATCCGCACGCTCCTGAAGCCGCACGTCTGGATCGGCGGATGGCACGAGGCGGCCTGGAGCGGGGAGATCCGGATGAAGACCGAGGCCGACTGGAAGCGATGGTTCGACTCCTACCTCGCGTTCCTCCTGCATTACGCCGAGCTCGCGGAGAAGCACCGGATCGAGGCTCTCGCCGTGGGCACGGAGCTCCAGGGGACGACGCTCGGGCACGAGAAGGAATGGCGCGCGCTGATCGCCCGGGTCCGCCGCGTTTATTCGGGCCGCCTCACCTACACGGCGAACTGGGATCACGAGTTCGAGGGTCTGCCGTTCTGGGACGCGCTCGATTTCGCGGGAGTCCAGGCCTACTTTCCCCTCACCGATCGGGCGCGGCCGTCGATGCTGGAGCTGCTCGCGGGGTGGCGCCCGCACGTCGAGATGCTGGAGAGGGTCGCGGGAAGGATCCGCCGCCCCATCGTCTTCACCGAGGTGGGATACAAGAGCTCGGAGCGGGCCTCGATCCAACCCTGGCTCTGGAGGACGGAAGACCCCGTCGATCTGGAGGAGCAGGCGCGCTGCTACGAGGCGATGTTCCGCTCGGTGTGGGGCAAGCTCTGGTTCCGCGGAACGTTCATCTGGAAGTGGTTCCCCCTCTACGACCGGACGCGCAGCGCGAGCGACAACAATTTCACTCCGCAGGGGAAGCCGGCGGAGCAGGTCCTCGGACGGTGGTACCGCCAGACGGACCTTCCCGCCCGGCCGCACGCCCCCTTGTGAGCCGCGGAGGCCCGGGAACTCGATGAGCGCCTCACTGGCCGACCACCTGGAATGCTCCCGCTGCCGCCGGAGGACGTCCGCGGAAGCGCCCGCCGGCCTGTGCCCATGCGGCGCGCCGCTGTTGGTCCGCTATCGCCTGTCCCCGGGCGCCGTCTCCCGGGACGCCGTGGCGCGCCGTGCCGGCGGCGTGTGGAAGTATCGCGAGCTTCTTCCCGACGCGCCGCCGCTCACGCTGGGAGAAGGGGGGACGCCCCTGCTCGCGGCGCCCCGGCTGGCGGAGAGCCTCGGGCTGCGCCGCGTCTGGATCAAGGAGGAGGGGCTGAATGCGACGGGCTCCTTCAAGGCGCGCGGGCTCGCCGTCGCCGTCGCCGCGGCCCGGCGGCTCGGGATCGGGGCGCTGGCGATGCCTTCCGCGGGAAACGCCGGATCGGCCTTGGCCGCCTACGGGGCGGCGGCCGGGATTCCGGTCCACGTCTTCCTGCCCCGCGATACGCCGCCTCTCTTCTTCCGGGAAGCGGCGGGCTACGGCGCGGCGGTGCACCCGATCGCGGGGACGATCCGGGACTGCGCGCGGGCGATGCGCCCTCGCCTTGAGGCGGAGGGCTGGTTCGACCTCTCGACGCTGAAGGAGCCTTACCGCCTCGAAGGGAAGAAGACGATGGGCTTCGAGATTGCGGAGCAGCTGGACTGGAAGCTGCCCGATTGGATCCTGTATCCCACCGGCGGAGGAACGGGGCTGATCGGGATGATGAAGGCGTTCGACGAGATGGAATCGCTCGGCTGGATCGGCGCGGCGCGGCCCCGGATGGCGGCGGTCCAGGCGGCGGGATGTGCTCCGATCGTGCGGGCTTTCGAGCGCGGGGAGGAAACGGCCGAAGCCTGGGAGGATCCGCGCACTTCCGCCTGGGGATTGCGCGTGCCGGCCCCGCTCGGAGACTTTCTGATTCTGCAGGCGATCCGGCGGACCGGCGGGCTCGCCCTGTCCGTCACGGAAGAGGAGATCGCCGCCGGCGCGGAGAAGATGGCGAGGCTCGAAGGGATTCTCGCCTGCCCGGAGGGAGGCGCGACGTGGGCGGCCCTGGCGAAGATGGCCGTGGCGGGTCGGATCCGGCGCGACGATCGGGTCGTCCTTTTCAACACCGGTACCGGATTGAAGTATCTTGACACCGGCGCGGGCGATCGCGGAGCATGATCGGCCTGTGCAAGCCCGCCCGGAGATACGGAGGATCTCATTCATGCGCGCCCGGGGTCTTTGTGGCATCGTGCTGATGGCCGTGACGCTCGTTTCGCTCGCCGGGGTGATGGCGCAAACGCCCGGCAACGCGCCGCCCGCGCCGCGCAGCCGCGGATTGGAGACGCCCAAGGTCCTGCGCTGGGTATGCACCGATCATCTCTGCGGCGGCTGCGACGGGGCGTGCTCGCGGCGCGGCCACGTCGCCGTGAGCCGCGGCGGGCACTGCGCCTGCACTCCCACCGCGGGGAGCAAGCTCGACCAGGCGATCCGCGAGGCGTTTCAAGGCCATGTCAAGGGACGCTGAGAGGACCGGCAGCATGGACCGAATCGTTCTGCACGGGGTCCGCTTCCACGGCTTCCACGGCCTCACCCGGATGGAGAGGGAGGTCGGCGGCCGCTACTCGGTGGACGTGGAGATGACCTACGATATTTCGCGGGCCCTCGCCTCCGACCGGATCGGCGACACCGTCGATTACCGCAAAGTCCACCAGGTGATCCAGGAGATCGGCCGGGGGGAGTCCTACCGCCTCATCGAGGCGCTCGCCGGCCGGATCGTCACGACGATCCTCCAGCAATTCCCGGTCGACGAGGTCTTCATCCGCCTGCACAAGGAGACGCCGGTCCTGGACGGCATCGTCCAATCGGTCGGCGTCGAGATGCGCCGCCGGCGCGCCGATCTCTAGACTCCCAAGTCTTCGAGCAGCGGCGCCAGCGACGGAATCGGCGTGCGATCGGGGTGACGCTCCTGGAACGAGAGGGGAGCCTCGTGGCGGCGAATCAGCACTCCCTGCATGCCGGCCGCTTCCGCGCCGAGGACGTCGTCGCGCAGGTTGTCTCCGACCATCAGGATTTCCGGCGGCTCGAGGCCAAGCCGCTTCGCCATCCGCACGAAGAGCGCGGGGTCGGGCTTGAGAAGCCCCTCGTGGCAGGAGAGGAGGCGCGCGGCGGCCGCCGGGAAAGGGGGGTCCTCCAGAAAATTCAGGTCGAAGGACTGGGTGTTGGAGAGCAGCCCGAGGGGGAAACGGACCGCCAGGCGCCGAAAGGCCTCCGGGACGTCCGGAAACATGCGGGTCTGCAGGCAGGCCTCCCGCCAAAGGCGCACCAGGTCCTCCAGGACCTCTCCGCGAAGGGTCACGCCGAACTGGCGCGACAGGGACGCGATTCCCTCCTCGATCCCCGACATCGGCCGCAGCATCATCCCCCGCTCGATCGCCTTGGTCCAGCGGGGCGCCTCCGCCAAGCCGAAGGCGCGGCCGATTGCGACGATCGGATTCGGGCGGTGCTCGTTGTAGACCAGCGTGTTCCAAAGATCGAAGACGATCCCGCGGATGCGTCGCGGCGCCGGAGAAGGCATGCGATCGATTCTATGCTAAGATTCCGCCGCCTGTCGCTGGAGGTGCCAGGATCATCCGCCGAGTCGACGTTCATCCCGCCCGCCTTGCGCTGCTGATCCTCCTGGCAAGTCTTCCGCCCTGCCTGCTCGCCGATTCTCCCGAGCCCAAGCCCGCGTCGCCAGCGTCCGCCTCCCCGGAGGTGCGCATCGGGCTGACGACCGATCCGTTGCAAGCGAAGTTCTTCGGGACGGCGGGCCTGCAGATCCTGCACCCCACGAAGCTCACTCCGGTATGGAAGCCGAGGTTCGAGGAGCCGCTTTGGGTCGTGCTCGATCTGCCGCGCGGCGTCGTGCCGCGGTCCGTTTTTCGCGTGCAGGTCGGATCGTTCGGCACGGAAGCCGAGGCGGCGGCGGTCAAGGATCGTCTGGAGCATCTCGTTCCCGATCCGGCCTTCGTCTCGTTCAATCCCGAGCGCAACTCCTATCGGGTGCGGATCGGTCAATTCGAGAAGCGCGAGGAGGCCGCGTCGCTGACCGACCGGCTGCTGGGGGAGGGCTTCTCGGAGTTGTGGACGGCGGAAGAGGCGGCGCCCTCTTCGGGGAAGGCGCGCCTGCGCCTGGTCGATTCGCGATACTACTCGCAAGTCACCGATGCGAAATCGATCGTGATTCGCCCGTCCACGCCGGGAGGCACGATCGAGGTCGACGGCCAGCCGTACCGGGGATGGATGGAGGTCCGGATCCTCGGAGACAGTCTCAAGGTCGTCAACCAGGTCGGCATCGAGGACTATCTCCGCGGCGTGGTGCCGAACGAGATGGGTCCCGGCGTCTATCCGGAGCTCGAGGCGCTGAAGGCCCAGGCCGTGGCGGCGAGGACCTACATCGTGGCGAACCGCGGACAGTTCTCCGACTCGGGCTACGACATCTGCGATTCGCCCGGATGCCAGGTCTACAAGGGATTCGGCACCGAGCATCCGCTGACCAACCAGGCGGTCGAGGAGACGGCGGGGATCATTGCGGGCTTCAACGGCGCGCCGATCAAGGCGCTCTACACGTCGACGTGCGGCGGCCACACGGAGGACGGCGCGAACATTTTCCAGGATCTGAAGCTCCCCTACCTGAAAGGGACGGACTGCTACCCCGAATCGGCGGCCCCCGCCTTCCTGGTCGGACGGAACGATCTCCCCGCCGCCGACGCCGGCGACGGCACGTCCCTGGCCGCCGAGGCGGGCCTGCTCTACGTCTCGGGCGTGGTCGGCGAGGAGATCTTCAGGAAGAGATATCTCGAGGAGCAAGCGGAGCCGGCGGAGGCCCTTGGCTGGTGGCGGAAGGCGTTTTCCCTGATCGGCGCCGGCGGCGTTCCCGCGGGCTTCCGGTTCAAGGACGGCAGCGTTCTCGAATGGAGCCGCTTCCTGATCGCCGCGTTTGGCTGGGAGGAGCGCTCCCGGCTGATCCTCGATGCGCGCGATCTTCCCTATCTTCTTTCGACGCGGGACGCGGCGGAGATTCCGTCCGCCGACGCGCTGGCGGTGGCCTTCCTGCTGCGCTCCGGCATTCTCGTTCCCCATCCCGACAACTCGCTGCGGATCCGCGAGCGCCCCACGCGGGCCGTTCAGCTCGCCTGGATCTACCGGATCGCCGATCGTTTCCAGGCCCTCGCCGTGCGCCGCGGGATCTTCGACGCGCTCGAAGGACGGTCGATCCGCGTGGGGCACAAGGGAGAGAGCGAGACGTTCGATCTGGCGCCGTCGCTCTGTCTGTACCAGTCGTCCCGGTCGCGCAGTTTCCCGGCGCCCACCCTGGCGCTCGCCGTGGGAGACCCGATATCGTTCCATCTCAACGCCGAGGGGAAGATCGACGCCGTCCTGCTGGATGCCTCCTCCCGCGGCGCCGCCGACGATCGATCCAGCACGTACTATTCGTGGGAGGTCCGGTACTCGCGCCAGGAGATGGAGGACCTGATTCGCAAGCGCGTCGACGTGGGCAAGCTGTCGGACGTGGTGATCGCGAAGCGGGGCGTTTCGGGCCGGGTCATCCAGCTTAGGATCACCGGGAGCCGCGGCGCCTTCACCCTCAATGGCTTCAAGATTCGGACGGCGCTGGGGATCCGGGAGAACCTCTTCACGATCGAGCGGCAGCTCGATCCCGGCGGCGGCGTCCGGGCTTTCACCATCGCCGGCAAGGGGTGGGGGCACGGTGTGGGGCTGTGCCAGGTCGGCGCGTACGGCATGGCGGTCCGGGGCGAGACATTCGATCGGATCCTGAAGCACTATTACTCCGGCATCGATCTGATCCGGGCCTATTAGATTGACAATGGAAAGTTTCGAGGGATATCATCGCTCGCCCATGAGCCGTTCTTCCGACTCCGGAGAGCAGAATTCCGGCGCCCCTCCCGCGATGCATCGGGCGACCGGCGCTCGGGAAGGCGATTTTTCGGGTCGGCTCAAGGCCCTTTCGATCTCCGACGTCCTCGAATTCCTGCGCGTCCTGAACCGGCGCGGCTGCCTGACGTTGCGTCACGGCGAGCGGCAGGTCACTTTGCAAGTGCGGGAGGGTCTGCTCTCGGGCGCCGTCTGCCGGGGGGAGGAGGGAAGTCTCGCAGGCTTTCTCTTCCGCGAGGGACAGATCACCCAGGGACAGTACGAATCGCTGCAGGAGCGGGAGAAGAACGGGGAGCGCGTCGCCCGGAGTCTCATCGAAGCGGGGGTCCTGAGCCCGAAGGGAGTCTGGGACGCCCTGCGAAGGCAGGCCCGGAGCGTGGCCCTCGGCCTGTTCGAATGGGAGCAGGGAGAGTTCCAGTTCCGGGAGGGCGAGGAGACGGGTTTCGGGATGGAGGTGGGCCTCCCCATCCTGGAGCTGATTGCCGACGGGATCCGCTCGGTGAGGGAGACGCGGTTGTTCAGCGCGCGGATGCCTTCCGGAGCGTCGATCTTCGAAGCCATTCCGGAGCTGGAGCGCAAGGTGTCGATTCCGCTGGAGCCTCACGAGCGCTACGTGCTGGGCCTGATCGACTCCCGCCGGACGCTCGCCCAAGTCGGGCAGGCGAGCGAGATCGGCGAGGCGGAAACGCTGCGGGTCATCTTCCTGTTGTTCTCGATCGGCTACCTGAAGATGAAGGTCTTTCACGCTCCCCCCGAGCCGTCCCGGGACGCGGAGGCGCTGCCGCTCATCCGCCGGTACAACGAGATGTTCGCGTTCCTGCACCGCTACCTGGTGAAGGAGGTCGGGCCGATCGGCGAGGCGGTCATGGGCCGCTATTTCGAGGACCAGCAGAAGGCGCAGCCCGTCCTGCTCTCCGACGGACGTCTCGGCCGGGACGGCACGCTGGACGAGAGGCTTCTCCTGCGCAATCTCGGCGCCGCCGGCGACGGGGGGGGCGGCATGGAGAAGCTCGTGGACGGCCTGAATGAGCTGTTGTACGCCGAGCTGCTGGCCGTGCGCCGCACCCTCGGAGCCAGCCATGAAGGCAGGGCGGTGCAGGGACTTCGCGAGCTCGGATTGCAGCCCGTGATCCATTCCGAGGTCGCCATGGAGTCCTCCCGAAAGGAGTAAAGCCTTGGTGACGCTGCTTCGCACGCTCGGCTTCCTGGCGATCGCCGGCGGGCTCCTCTGGATGGTCGTGGCGGAGCTGGTGCTTCACGAAGGCCGCGGAGCCCAGGTCCGCTTGCTATTGGTCGGCGGCGTCCTCTTCCTGGGAGCTTCCGTGGTGCTTTCGATGATGGGACGCGTCTCCGCCAAGGTGGCGGGCCGCAAGTGCCGGCGTTGCGGGAAACCGGTGCAGCACGGCCACATCTACTGCTCCGACCATCTGAAAGAGGCGGTGAACGAGTTTCGCGACCATCAGCGGCAGAAAGGCGACGGGGGTTGAAGGGGGGCGACGCGGCGCCCGCCGGCAAGGCGGTCGTCCTCGTGGGCCCGACGGCGTCCGGCAAGAGCGATATGGGCTGCGCCCTGGCGCGGCGCTTCGGCGGCTGGATTCTGAGCGTCGACTCGATGGCCGTCTACCGCGGCCTGGACATCGGAACGTCCAAGCCGGCGCCCGAGGTCCGGAGCGCGATCCCCCATCGGGGGCTCGATCTCGCGGATCCCGCGGAAGGTTTCTCGCTGGGGGACTTCATCCGGGCGGCCGACGCGGCGCTGGCGGAGATGCGCTCCCGCCGGGCGCTTCCGATCCTGGTCGCGGGAACGGGCTTGTACCTGCGCGGCGTCTTGAAAGGGGTGGCCGCGCTCCCGAGGCGGGACGTGGCATTTCGCCGCCGGATGCTGGAACGGGAGAGGATTGAGGGGCCCGGGACGCTGCACCGCCTCCTCGAGGAGGCGGATCCGCCGTCCGCGCGGCGCATCTCGCCGGCGGATCTCCAGCGCCTCGTGAGAGCTCTGGAGCTCGGCGAGGGCGGGTTCCGCGACTCGCTGGCCAAGCCCGGGGCGGAATGGCGCGGATCGGATCGCTTCCCGAGCGTCAAGGTGGGGATCCGGCGCAGCCGAGAGGAGCTGGAGCGCCGGATCCGGGAGCGGCTCGATCAGTTCCTGGCGCGAGGCCTCCTGGAGGAGACACGCCAGCTTCTCCGGCGGGTTCCCGCTTCCTCGAACGCCTTCAAGGCGCTGGGCTACCGGGAGCTGGTCGATCACCTGCAAGGGCGGTGCGATCTCGAGACGGCCCGGCGCGAGACGGTGAGGAACACGCTGCGATACGCAAAGCGGCAAATGACCTGGTTCCGCAAGGAGCCCGGTGTTCGTTGGTTCGATCTGACGGGTCCGGCCGAATCCGCGGTTTCCGCCATCGGGGACCACGTTGAGGAGGAGCTGGGCCGGTCGCTCGACGGCGCGGAGTGATCCCGCGGCCCCGTCGTCCGGAGGAGACGCCATGGAGAAGGACCCGTCGCCCAACATCCAGAACGATTTTTTCAACCAGATCCGGAAGGAGAAGGCGCGAGTCGTCGTCTACCTGAACAGCGGCCGGAAGCTCACGGGGCGCATCAAGAGCTTCGACAAGTTCACGGTGCTCCTGGACAACGGCCAGGGCGAACAGATGATCTTCAAGCACGCCATCGCCTCGGTGGTCAGCGCCAAGACGTTCGGAAACTACATGACTTTCGAATCCTCTCCCGGTAAGGGAAAGGAGGCGGCGGAGCCGCCGCCGGCCGGCGCCGGAGAAGTCGAAGCGGACGAGGGCGGGGACGCGGCGGAGTAAAATTCCTCCCAAGCCTCCCGGAGGCGCTTTGGGTTTCACGCTCGCGAACCTGGTGACGATCGCGAGGATGGTGCTGGTCCCGGCCTTCATCATGCTCGTCGTCTCCAACCATCCCGGATGGGCGCTCGGCGTCTTCGCCGCGGCCGGGATCAGCGACGCCGTCGACGGCTTCATCGCGCGCCGCTTCGGCCAGGGAAGCGAGCTGGGCGTTTTTCTGGATCCGATTGCGGACAAACTGTTGGTGACCGCCGCGCTGGTGGTTCTCTCCCTGCCCGATCATCCGGCCTCCTTCCCCCATTTCGCGCTGCTCAACCGGTTCCCGATTCTCCTGACGATTCTCACGATCAGCCGGGACGTGCTGATCGTCCTGATCGCGCTGGTGATCCACCTCGCCACGGGCCTGAGCCGCTTCCCTCCCACCCTCTACGGGAAAATCACCACCGTGGTCCAGGTCGTCACCGTCTGTGTCATCCTCCTGTACAACTCGCTGGAGGTTCGTTCCACCGCCATCGTGCCGGGGCTGGTCTACCTCACCCTGGCGGCCACCCTCTTCTCG
This genomic interval from Candidatus Polarisedimenticolia bacterium contains the following:
- the tyrS gene encoding tyrosine--tRNA ligase, coding for MSFPGADEQLEILRKGASEIIRLDELKAKLERSRRDGKPLRVKVGFDPSAPDIHLGHTVVIRKMKHFQELGHEVVFLIGDFTGLIGDPTGVSKTRPVLSREEIDRNAETYRRQVFKILHPEKTVVDFNSRWLGALKSEEWVRLASRYTVARILERDDFTRRFKANQPIGLHEFLYPLAQAYDSVALQADVEMGGTDQKFNLLVGREIMREFGMEPQVVLTMPLLEGLDGVEKMSKSLGNYVGIDEPPREMFGKILSVSDDLMWRYYELCTDFSLADIARLKRQVESGAVHPKRAKADLAKRIIADFHSAPEAEAAEAEFERIFVARQSPDAVEEVVLPCAPEPIWLPKLLVSLNLAKSNAEATRLIQQGGVSLDGARVEASATELRAVSPAEHLIKVGKRRFVRVLFR
- a CDS encoding threonine synthase; the encoded protein is MSASLADHLECSRCRRRTSAEAPAGLCPCGAPLLVRYRLSPGAVSRDAVARRAGGVWKYRELLPDAPPLTLGEGGTPLLAAPRLAESLGLRRVWIKEEGLNATGSFKARGLAVAVAAARRLGIGALAMPSAGNAGSALAAYGAAAGIPVHVFLPRDTPPLFFREAAGYGAAVHPIAGTIRDCARAMRPRLEAEGWFDLSTLKEPYRLEGKKTMGFEIAEQLDWKLPDWILYPTGGGTGLIGMMKAFDEMESLGWIGAARPRMAAVQAAGCAPIVRAFERGEETAEAWEDPRTSAWGLRVPAPLGDFLILQAIRRTGGLALSVTEEEIAAGAEKMARLEGILACPEGGATWAALAKMAVAGRIRRDDRVVLFNTGTGLKYLDTGAGDRGA
- the folB gene encoding dihydroneopterin aldolase, with the protein product MDRIVLHGVRFHGFHGLTRMEREVGGRYSVDVEMTYDISRALASDRIGDTVDYRKVHQVIQEIGRGESYRLIEALAGRIVTTILQQFPVDEVFIRLHKETPVLDGIVQSVGVEMRRRRADL
- a CDS encoding HAD family hydrolase, with amino-acid sequence MPSPAPRRIRGIVFDLWNTLVYNEHRPNPIVAIGRAFGLAEAPRWTKAIERGMMLRPMSGIEEGIASLSRQFGVTLRGEVLEDLVRLWREACLQTRMFPDVPEAFRRLAVRFPLGLLSNTQSFDLNFLEDPPFPAAAARLLSCHEGLLKPDPALFVRMAKRLGLEPPEILMVGDNLRDDVLGAEAAGMQGVLIRRHEAPLSFQERHPDRTPIPSLAPLLEDLGV
- a CDS encoding SpoIID/LytB domain-containing protein, which translates into the protein MQAKFFGTAGLQILHPTKLTPVWKPRFEEPLWVVLDLPRGVVPRSVFRVQVGSFGTEAEAAAVKDRLEHLVPDPAFVSFNPERNSYRVRIGQFEKREEAASLTDRLLGEGFSELWTAEEAAPSSGKARLRLVDSRYYSQVTDAKSIVIRPSTPGGTIEVDGQPYRGWMEVRILGDSLKVVNQVGIEDYLRGVVPNEMGPGVYPELEALKAQAVAARTYIVANRGQFSDSGYDICDSPGCQVYKGFGTEHPLTNQAVEETAGIIAGFNGAPIKALYTSTCGGHTEDGANIFQDLKLPYLKGTDCYPESAAPAFLVGRNDLPAADAGDGTSLAAEAGLLYVSGVVGEEIFRKRYLEEQAEPAEALGWWRKAFSLIGAGGVPAGFRFKDGSVLEWSRFLIAAFGWEERSRLILDARDLPYLLSTRDAAEIPSADALAVAFLLRSGILVPHPDNSLRIRERPTRAVQLAWIYRIADRFQALAVRRGIFDALEGRSIRVGHKGESETFDLAPSLCLYQSSRSRSFPAPTLALAVGDPISFHLNAEGKIDAVLLDASSRGAADDRSSTYYSWEVRYSRQEMEDLIRKRVDVGKLSDVVIAKRGVSGRVIQLRITGSRGAFTLNGFKIRTALGIRENLFTIERQLDPGGGVRAFTIAGKGWGHGVGLCQVGAYGMAVRGETFDRILKHYYSGIDLIRAY
- a CDS encoding DUF4388 domain-containing protein; this translates as MSRSSDSGEQNSGAPPAMHRATGAREGDFSGRLKALSISDVLEFLRVLNRRGCLTLRHGERQVTLQVREGLLSGAVCRGEEGSLAGFLFREGQITQGQYESLQEREKNGERVARSLIEAGVLSPKGVWDALRRQARSVALGLFEWEQGEFQFREGEETGFGMEVGLPILELIADGIRSVRETRLFSARMPSGASIFEAIPELERKVSIPLEPHERYVLGLIDSRRTLAQVGQASEIGEAETLRVIFLLFSIGYLKMKVFHAPPEPSRDAEALPLIRRYNEMFAFLHRYLVKEVGPIGEAVMGRYFEDQQKAQPVLLSDGRLGRDGTLDERLLLRNLGAAGDGGGGMEKLVDGLNELLYAELLAVRRTLGASHEGRAVQGLRELGLQPVIHSEVAMESSRKE
- the miaA gene encoding tRNA (adenosine(37)-N6)-dimethylallyltransferase MiaA, whose amino-acid sequence is MKGGDAAPAGKAVVLVGPTASGKSDMGCALARRFGGWILSVDSMAVYRGLDIGTSKPAPEVRSAIPHRGLDLADPAEGFSLGDFIRAADAALAEMRSRRALPILVAGTGLYLRGVLKGVAALPRRDVAFRRRMLERERIEGPGTLHRLLEEADPPSARRISPADLQRLVRALELGEGGFRDSLAKPGAEWRGSDRFPSVKVGIRRSREELERRIRERLDQFLARGLLEETRQLLRRVPASSNAFKALGYRELVDHLQGRCDLETARRETVRNTLRYAKRQMTWFRKEPGVRWFDLTGPAESAVSAIGDHVEEELGRSLDGAE
- the hfq gene encoding RNA chaperone Hfq translates to MEKDPSPNIQNDFFNQIRKEKARVVVYLNSGRKLTGRIKSFDKFTVLLDNGQGEQMIFKHAIASVVSAKTFGNYMTFESSPGKGKEAAEPPPAGAGEVEADEGGDAAE
- a CDS encoding CDP-alcohol phosphatidyltransferase family protein, which codes for MGFTLANLVTIARMVLVPAFIMLVVSNHPGWALGVFAAAGISDAVDGFIARRFGQGSELGVFLDPIADKLLVTAALVVLSLPDHPASFPHFALLNRFPILLTILTISRDVLIVLIALVIHLATGLSRFPPTLYGKITTVVQVVTVCVILLYNSLEVRSTAIVPGLVYLTLAATLFSGFHYIVHGARLAGSAPDLGR